A genomic stretch from Sander vitreus isolate 19-12246 chromosome 17, sanVit1, whole genome shotgun sequence includes:
- the sgms1a gene encoding phosphatidylcholine:ceramide cholinephosphotransferase 1 has product MAKMKKVAAWSADDVSDWLSKESMPEYIDALRQKDGPALLTLKKADFQMLPLSRVSSDGGQQLLERLETLRIETHIEDHKNGHANGHAGGLPNGTSKPQRNGTLGMMDMVRITIPTTETMRTSFPAEWGKTGIAFVYAVVCFVTTTVVISVVHERVPPKEHTPPLPDKFFDLFDRVEWAFSICEINGMLLVGLWLIQWILLKHRSIIGRRFFFIVGTLYLYRCITMYITTLPVPGMHFKCSPKLLGNWEAQARRIMKMIAGGGLSITGSHTMCGDYLYSGHTVMLTLTYLFIREYSPKRFWWYHWFCWTLSAVGIFCILLAHDHYTVDVVIAYFITTRLFWWYHTMANQQSLKEMSQGNPFSRVWWYRLFKYFEENVNGTVPRNYQLPLSWRSWQWNRSVKYSKLEIQ; this is encoded by the exons ATGGCCAAGATGAAGAAGGTGGCAGCATGGTCAGCAGATGATGTCTCTGACTGGCTCAGCAAAGAGAGCATGCCGGAGTACATAGATGCCCTCCGTCAGAAGGACGGCCCTGCTCTGCTCACCCTCAAGAAGGCCGATTTCCAGATGCTTCCCCTCTCGCGGGTATCGTCTGATGGCGGGCAGCAGCTGTTGGAGCGACTGGAGACGCTGCGGATAGAGACTCATATTGAGGATCACAAAAACGGGCATGCAAACGGGCATGCTGGTGGGCTACCTAATGGAACTAGCAAGCCTCAGAGGAATGGCACATTGGGGATGATGGACATGGTCCGCATCACCATCCCTACAACAGAAACTATGCGCACCTCATTCCCTGCCGAGTGGGGAAAGACGGGCATAGCGTTTGTCTATGCGGTGGTGTGCTTTGTTACCACCACTGTCGTCATTTCAGTGGTCCATGAAAGAGTACCGCCAAAGGAGCACACCCCACCACTGCCTGATAAATTCTTCGACCTGTTTGACAGGGTGGAGTGGGCTTTCTCCATCTGTGAAATTAACGGCATGCTGCTGGTGGGACTCTGGCTGATACAGTGGATTCTACTCAAACACAG GTCAATTATAGGCAGACGATTCTTTTTCATTGTGGGCACACTCTATCTGTACCGGTGTATTACAATGTACATCACCACTCTGCCTGTTCCTGGGATGCACTTCAAATGCTCTCCAAAG ctTCTCGGGAACTGGGAGGCACAGGCAAGGAGAATAATGAAGATGATTGCTGGTGGGGGCCTATCCATCACAGGTTCCCATACCATGTGTGGAGATTATCTGTACAGTGGTCACACAGTCATGTTAACGCTAACGTACCTCTTCATCAGAGAGT ATTCCCCCAAGAGGTTCTGGTGGTACCACTGGTTTTGTTGGACATTGAGCGCTGTAGGGATTTTTTGCATCCTTCTTGCCCATGACCACTACACTGTGGATGTGGTGATTGCATACTTTATCACTACACGCCTCTTTTGGTGGTACCACACTATGGCTAACCAGCAG TCGCTGAAGGAGATGTCACAGGGTAACCCGTTCTCGCGGGTTTGGTGGTACAGACTGTTCAAATACTTTGAAGAGAACGTCAACGGCACAGTCCCTCGTAACTATCAGCTGCCGTTGTCATGGCGATCGTGGCAGTGGAACCGCAGTGTGAAGTACAGCAAACTGGAAATCCAGTGA